A DNA window from Gemmatimonadota bacterium contains the following coding sequences:
- a CDS encoding DUF222 domain-containing protein, with protein MGKSELASDARHERMDRVAVLFGEITAATREFLAALARSDRHRDWEDEGFASCAEWLAWRIGIMRGTANEKVRAARALEELPLISEAMARGELSFSKVRALTRVATADTETELLAFARAGSAANLERLVRGWKTLSRCDEAQQERIRHRRRCFSVFPDEDG; from the coding sequence ATGGGGAAGAGTGAGCTAGCGTCCGACGCTCGCCACGAGCGCATGGACCGAGTCGCTGTGCTGTTCGGTGAGATCACGGCCGCCACCCGTGAGTTCCTGGCGGCTCTCGCGCGGTCGGATCGTCACCGGGACTGGGAGGACGAGGGCTTCGCTTCGTGTGCCGAGTGGCTCGCGTGGCGGATCGGCATCATGCGCGGTACGGCGAACGAGAAGGTCAGGGCCGCTCGGGCGCTCGAGGAGCTGCCACTCATCTCGGAGGCGATGGCCAGGGGAGAGCTGTCGTTCAGCAAAGTGCGGGCGTTGACGCGCGTAGCGACAGCCGACACCGAAACTGAGCTGCTCGCGTTCGCCCGTGCGGGTTCGGCCGCCAACCTGGAGCGTCTGGTGAGGGGGTGGAAGACGCTGAGCCGGTGCGATGAAGCGCAACAGGAACGGATCAGACACAGGAGGAGGTGCTTCTCGGTCTTCCCCGACGAAGATGGGA